A DNA window from Fragaria vesca subsp. vesca linkage group LG3, FraVesHawaii_1.0, whole genome shotgun sequence contains the following coding sequences:
- the LOC101295112 gene encoding protein TIFY 5A-like: MRRNCNLELRLNTSSANSGFPLRNHRDRPAVLESSSGTPQQQPLTIFYDGVMCVSDVTELQARAILFLANKEMEERLKTSPSPSPCASTSEPSSPSLHSPICSPSMKKSLQTFLQKRKYRIQATSHPYNH; encoded by the exons ATGAGGAGGAACTGCAATTTGGAGCTCCGCCTTAATACTTCCAGTGCTAATTCCGGCTTCCCTCTTCGCAACCACCGCGACCGCCCCGCCGTTCTGGAATCGAGTTCTGGAACACCGCAGCAGCAGCCATTGACGATCTTCTACGACGGAGTGATGTGTGTTTCTGATGTTACAGAGCTTCAG GCTAGAGCGATTCTTTTTCTTGCAAACAAAGAAATGGAGGAAAGGTTGAAGACCAGTCCAAGTCCGAGTCCTTGTGCGTCGACTTCTGAACCATCTTCACCGAGCCTGCACTCCCCAATATGCAGCCCTTCCATGAAGAAGTCACTACAGACGTTTTTGCAGAAGAGGAAGTATCGGATTCAAGCAACATCTCATCCCTACAATCACTAG